From Juglans regia cultivar Chandler chromosome 8, Walnut 2.0, whole genome shotgun sequence, the proteins below share one genomic window:
- the LOC108991148 gene encoding xylose isomerase, with protein MKAGKILFLCLSLNVISFVVVIANPPTCPADLGKECSDSGEWDGEFFPGIPNIKYEGPSSKTRFAYKWYNAEEKILGKKMKDWLRFSVAFWHTFRGTGGDPFGAPTKYWPWEDGTNSLAMAKRRMRANFEFINKLGVDRWCFHDRDIAPDGKTLEESNANLDEVVALAKELQGTKIRPLWGTAQLFMHPRYMHGAATSSELGVYAYAAAQVKKAMEVTHYLGGENYVFWGGREGYQTLLNTDMGRELDHMGRFFEAAVAYKKKIGFKGTLLIEPKPQEPTKHQYDWDAATAANFLRKYSLIGEFKLNIECNHATLSGHSCHHELETARLNGLLGNIDANTGDPQIGWDTDQFLTDIGEATLVMLSVVRNGGLAPGGFNFDAKLRRESTDVEDLFIAHIIGMDTLARGLRNVAKLIEDGSLSELVRKRYESFDTELGAQIEAGKADFEMLEKKALEWGEPEVASGKQELAEMIFQSAL; from the exons ATGAAGGCTGGGAAGATTTTGTTCCTTTGTCTCTCTTTGAATGTGATTTCCTTTGTAGTAGTG ATTGCTAATCCACCAACATGCCCAGCTGATCTTGGTAAGGAATGCAGTGATTCAGGTGAATGGGATGGGGAGTTCTTTCCTGGGATTCCAAACATCAAGTACGAG ggcCCTTCTAGCAAGACTCGATTTGCATATAAATGGTACAATGCGGAGGAGAAAATCCTCGGGAAGAAAATGAAG GATTGGCTGAGATTTAGTGTTGCATTTTGGCACACATTCCGTGGTACCGGTGGTGATCCATTTGGCGCGCCTACAAAGTATTGGCCATGGGAAGATGGTACAAATTCATTGGCCATGGCCAAGAGAAGAA TGAGAGCCAATTTTGAGTTCATAAACAAGCTTGGAGTTGATCGGTGGTGCTTCCATGACAGGGATATAGCCCCTGATGGCAAAACCCTGGAG GAAAGTAATGCAAACTTGGATGAAGTAGTGGCCCTTGCTAAGGAACTTCAG GGAACCAAGATCCGTCCTTTGTGGGGTACAGCTCAGTTGTTCATGCATCCCCGTTACATGCATGGTGCTGCAACAAG CTCTGAATTGGGGGTATATGCATATGCTGCTGCTCAAGTCAAGAAAGCCATGGAG GTAACACATTATTTAGGTGGAGAGAATTATGTGTTTTGGGGCGGCCGTGAAGGTTATCAGACTCTCTTGAACACAGATATGGGACGAGAGCTTGATCATATG GGAAGGTTCTTTGAGGCTGCTGTTGCTTACAAGAAGAAGATTGGATTCAAGG GGACATTGCTCATTGAACCCAAGCCTCAGGAACCTACCAAACATCA GTATGACTGGGATGCTGCAACCGCTGCTAATTTCCTTCGAAAATATAGTCTTATAG GAGAATTTAAACTGAACATTGAGTGTAATCATGCTACCCTATCTGGTCACAG CTGTCATCATGAGCTTGAAACTGCTAGACTCAATGGTCTGCTGGGAAATATTGATGCAAACACGGGTGACCCTCAGATTG GTTGGGATACAGATCAGTTTCTCACAGATATTGGAGAGGCAACTCTTGTTATGCTCAGTGTGGTTAGAAAT GGTGGACTAGCACCAGGAGGATTCAACTTTGATGCAAAATT GCGAAGAGAGAGTACGGATGTTGAAGACTTGTTCATTGCTCATATCATCGGAATGGATACCCTAGCTCGTGGACTTCGAAATGTTGCCAAGCTGATTGAG GATGGTTCTTTATCTGAGCTTGTTCGCAAACGCTATGAGAGTTTTGACACAGAACTTGGGGCTCAAATAGAG GCTGGTAAAGCGGATTTTGAAATGCTTGAGAAGAAAGCCTTGGAATGGGGAGAACCTGAAGTTGCTTCGGGCAAGCAG GAACTTGCGGAGATGATTTTCCAGTCTGCACTATAG
- the LOC108991141 gene encoding probable receptor-like serine/threonine-protein kinase At5g57670, with translation MIPPSPAPAKILIGLSFDAEESKEALSWAIGVVARPDDSIVAVHVLVGKEKKNEVVKKKQSKFRQAKAYVISVLGEFAKTCQSKQINLEARVVFSSSVGKGLIEEVKSISADLLLLRGSRKRTNRFSHETTGYCFEHAPESCTVISVGKWGRAQQYSDQSSSGWSNGSIDSDREASPLQTPTVSDTKKDKNSPKSVLDELGQESNSAADDSFSSGETRISESPPLASNFRSQSKTRKQPSPCRLFSAIFGSPLRKTKGSLSDKERQQPLLKCFSYEEISNATSNFHPDNIVGRGGYSEVYRGDLSGGKTIAVKRLAKDNKDANKEREFLMELGIIGHVSHPNTASLVGYCFEKGFYLILDFSQNGNLSSALHGKTCRSLEWPIRYKIAIGVARGLHYLHKCCKHRIIHRDIKASNVLLGPDYEPQITDFGLAKWLPNKWTHRAVTPIEGTFGYLAPEYFMHGIVDEKIDVFAFGVLLLEIVTGRRPVDSSKQNLVLWAKPLMESGNLRQLADPKLEGKYDLEELHRIVLTASLCVRQSSIWRPSMSEVLELLSSGQDSKFAKSRRIPKFTSDELDDYSMAFGYEVPTEICLEDYL, from the exons ATGATCCCTCCAAGTCCAGCCCCTGCTAAAATACTCATAGGCCTCTCATTTGATGCCGAGGAAAGCAAAGAGGCTCTCTCATGGGCAATCGGAGTTGTAGCCCGTCCAGATGACAGCATTGTTGCCGTACACGTTCTTG ttgggaaggagaagaagaatgaggTAGTGAAGAAAAAGCAATCAAAATTCCGCCAGGCAAAAGCCTATGTCATATCTGTGCTTGGAGAATTCGCCAAGACCTGCCAATCTAAGCAG ATAAACTTGGAAGCTAGAGTGGTGTTCAGCTCTAGTGTCGGAAAAGGTTTGATTGAGGAAGTGAAATCCATTTCAGCTGACCTTCTCCTCCTTCGTGGCTCAAGAAAACGAACAAATAG ATTTTCGCATGAAACTACAGGGTATTGCTTTGAGCATGCCCCGGAAAGTTGTACAGTGATTTCAGTTGGAAAGTGGGGCAGAGCACAACAATATTCAG ATCAATCGAGCTCAGGGTGGTCAAATGGGAGTATTGACAGTGACAGGGAAGCCTCCCCTCTTCAAACGCCTACCGTCTCGGAcacaaagaaagacaaaaattcACCAAAATCTGTACTTGATGAACTTGGGCAAGAATCAAACAGCGCAGCAGATGATAGCTTTAGCTCTGGAGAGACGAGAATTTCTGAATCCCctcctctggcttcaaatttcAGAAGCCAATCCAAGACAAGGAAGCAGCCGTCTCCATGCAGACTTTTTTCCGCAATCTTTGGCTCTCCATTAAGGAAAACGAAAGGCAGTTTGTCCGACAAAGAAAGGCAGCAGCCTCTGCTGAAGTGCTTCAGCTATGAGGAAATCTCCAATGCCACAAGCAACTTCCATCCAG ACAATATTGTCGGCCGAGGGGGCTACTCAGAGGTATACAGAGGTGATCTTTCTGGTGGAAAAACCATTGCGGTGAAGAGATTGGCCAAGGACAACAAAGATGCTAACAAGGAGAGAGAGTTTCTGATGGAATTGGGTATAATTGGACACGTCTCCCATCCTAATACTGCAAGCTTAGTTGGCTACTGCTTCGAAAAAGGATTCTACCTGATATTAGACTTCTCCCAGAATGGAAATTTGTCATCTGCATTGCATG GCAAAACATGCAGATCACTTGAGTGGCCAATCAGATACAAGATTGCCATTGGTGTAGCAAGGGGTCTGCATTATCTCCATAAATGTTGTAAACACAGAATAATACATCGTGACATAAAGGCCTCAAACGTCCTTCTTGGGCCAGATTATGAACCACAG ATCACAGATTTTGGGCTTGCAAAGTGGCTTCCAAACAAATGGACACACCGGGCTGTCACTCCAATAGAGGGGACATTTGGATACCTAGCACCTGAGTATTTCATGCATGGAATCGTGGATGAAAAGATCGATGTTTTTGCGTTTGGGGTTCTTCTTCTGGAAATCGTAACTGGCCGGAGGCCTGTGGATTCATCAAAGCAAAACCTTGTGCTATGG gccAAGCCTCTTATGGAATCGGGAAACCTTCGCCAACTAGCTGATCCGAAACTGGAAGGCAAATATGATTTGGAAGAGTTGCATAGAATAGTACTGACGGCTTCTCTCTGTGTGAGACAATCCTCAATATGGCGTCCATCAATGAGCGAG GTATTGGAGCTTCTAAGCAGTGGCCAAGACTCCAAGTTTGCAAAGAGTAGGAGGATTCCCAAGTTCACCTCAGATGAGTTGGACGATTATTCTATGGCCTTTGGATATGAGGTTCCAACAGAAATTTGCCTGGAGGATTATTTGTGA
- the LOC108991149 gene encoding ADP-ribosylation factor 1 isoform X2, translating to MGILFTKMFSSLFGNKEARILVLGLDNAGKTTILYRLQMGEVVSTIPTIGFNVETVQYNNIKFQVWDLGGQTSIRPYWRCYFPNTQAIIYVIDSSDTDRLVIAKDEFHAILEEEELRGAVVLIFANKQDLPGALDDAAVTEALELHKIKNRQWAIFKASAVKGEGLFEGLDWPGL from the exons ATGGGTATACTGTTTACGAAAATGTTCTCGTCCCTTTTCGGCAACAAAGAAGCTCGGATTCTCGTTCTTGGCCTTGACAATGCCGGAAAGACCACAATCCTCT ATCGGCTTCAGATGGGGGAGGTTGTTTCCACGATTCCAA CAATTGGATTTAATGTCGAAACGGTGCAGTATAATAACATCAAATTCCAAGTATGGGATCTGG GTGGACAGACAAGTATCAG GCCATATTGGAGATGCTATTTTCCAAATACACAAGCCATAATTTATGTCATCGATTCAAGTGACACTGATAGGTTGGTCATAGCGAAAGATGAATTTCATGCAATTCTCGAG GAAGAAGAATTGAGAGGCGCTGTTGTTCTCATTTTTGCAAACAAGCAG GATCTTCCTGGTGCACTTGATGATGCGGCTGTTACTGAGGCTTTAGAGTTGCACAAGATAAAAAATCGCCAATGGGCTATTTTCAAAGCTTCTGCAGTAAAGGGAGAAGGTCTCTTTGAGGGCTTGGACTG GCCTGGGTTGTGA
- the LOC108991149 gene encoding ADP-ribosylation factor 1 isoform X1 codes for MGILFTKMFSSLFGNKEARILVLGLDNAGKTTILYRLQMGEVVSTIPTIGFNVETVQYNNIKFQVWDLGGQTSIRPYWRCYFPNTQAIIYVIDSSDTDRLVIAKDEFHAILEEEELRGAVVLIFANKQDLPGALDDAAVTEALELHKIKNRQWAIFKASAVKGEGLFEGLDWLSNTLKSGSG; via the exons ATGGGTATACTGTTTACGAAAATGTTCTCGTCCCTTTTCGGCAACAAAGAAGCTCGGATTCTCGTTCTTGGCCTTGACAATGCCGGAAAGACCACAATCCTCT ATCGGCTTCAGATGGGGGAGGTTGTTTCCACGATTCCAA CAATTGGATTTAATGTCGAAACGGTGCAGTATAATAACATCAAATTCCAAGTATGGGATCTGG GTGGACAGACAAGTATCAG GCCATATTGGAGATGCTATTTTCCAAATACACAAGCCATAATTTATGTCATCGATTCAAGTGACACTGATAGGTTGGTCATAGCGAAAGATGAATTTCATGCAATTCTCGAG GAAGAAGAATTGAGAGGCGCTGTTGTTCTCATTTTTGCAAACAAGCAG GATCTTCCTGGTGCACTTGATGATGCGGCTGTTACTGAGGCTTTAGAGTTGCACAAGATAAAAAATCGCCAATGGGCTATTTTCAAAGCTTCTGCAGTAAAGGGAGAAGGTCTCTTTGAGGGCTTGGACTG GTTGAGTAACACACTCAAATCTGGAAGTGGCTAG